The following proteins are co-located in the Triticum aestivum cultivar Chinese Spring chromosome 1A, IWGSC CS RefSeq v2.1, whole genome shotgun sequence genome:
- the LOC123190634 gene encoding uncharacterized protein, protein MVIANYQGGGGDAIYSGISNELFYKIKYQEGASHNTAAIKKNPNEPASPSSSRDRSAGEAMRNWVHPNFPCDIFILFLSLRSLLVEYIFLQTELVFWNMSSYFCVCLEHYSLDILCCFQPMDKNISVAEEIVEHMTLMQISGHLQVKLLEDQVRICMSAVKFGMQVYSQSRTLM, encoded by the exons ATGGTTATTGCCAATTACCAG GGGGGTGGAGGTGATGCGATCTACTCGGGAATAA GCAATGAACTATTTTACAAGATAAAATATCAGGAAGGGGCATCTCATAATACTGCAGCTATTAAAAAGAATCCAAATGAGCCCGCG TCACCATCGTCGTCCAGAGACAGGTCGGCAGGGGAGGCTATGAGGAATTGGGTACATCCAAACTTCCCCTGTGATATCTTTATTTTATTCCTCAGTTTAAG gTCTCTGTTAGTGGAATATATTTTCTTGCAAACTGAATTGGTTTTCTGGAACATGTCTTCGTATTTTTGTGTATGTCTTGAGCACTATTCATTGGATATACTTTGTTGCTTCCAGCCCATGGATAAGAATATTTCAGTCGCTGAAGAGATTGTTGAACATATGACATTGATGCAAATCTCTGGCCACCTACAAGTGAAACTGCTTGAAGACCAAGTTCGAATATGTATGAGCGCAGTGAAGTTCGGCATGCAAGTCTATTCGCAGTCTCGCACCCTAATGTAA